The nucleotide sequence AGTTGTAGTAAAGCTTCATGGGGTCTTTTCGTCTAGCTGTGACTAGTGAGCATCTTTACTCACATTGCAATTTCACCGAGTCCTTCGTTGAGAGAGTTTCCAAGTTGTTATGCCATTCGTGCGGGTCGTAACTCACACGACAAGGAATTTCGCTACCATAGGACGATTATAGTTATCGCCGGCGTTCATCAGCGCTTCAATTCTCTGCTACTCTCCGACATGACATCGAAGTTGACAAATCCTTTTAACGTTCTGACACTGGCCAGGCATCAGCCCCTATATCTCCTCTTGCGAGTTAGCAGGGACCTAAGTTTTTGATAAACAGTCACTTGGAATCTTTTACTGAGTCCCAAAATTAATTGGGAAGTGCTTATCCCGAAGTTACGCACGTTGTTTTGCCGAGTTCCTAAACGAAGGTTCTCTCGTCCACCTTAGGCTTCTCGCCTTACCCACCTGTGTTGGTTTTGGTACGGATTTATTATCCTTAACCTCTTGAATCTTTTCTTGATACCCTCTCCCCTTAAGTTCACTCTGCTTGAAGGCTTCGTTTCCTCCCCAACTTTGAAAATTGAGGAACGCGCATATCCAAAGCGCGCATAAAGCTTGAAAATATGTCAATTCTTGAGAAAAATAATAAAGTATAGGAATATTAACCTATTCTTCCATCGACTACCCTCAACCTAAATTGAGGCTTGCCTTAGGATCGACTAACCCTAGGATGATTGCCATTGCCTAGGAAACCTTGGGTTTTCGGTGCTCTGAATTCTCTTCAGAGTTTTTGTTACTTATGCCAACATTCTCACTTCTATAAACTCCATCTTTCCTTACGAAAAAACTTCAGTGCTTATAGAAAGCTCCTCTACCAATCTTATGCAAAGCATAAAATTTTCCATCTTCGGTATTAGGTTTAAGCCTCGATAAATTTTCAGCGCAAATCAACTAAATTAGTGAGCTATTACGCTTTCTTTAAAGGATGGCTGCTTCTAAGCCAACCTCCTAATTGTTTAAGTTAATTCACCACTTTTTACACTTAACCTTCCTTTATATTAAAAATATAAAGGATCCTAAATAAATTAGGAAAATTTAGAGACCTTAGATTGGAATCTGGGCTGTTTCCCTTTTGACTAATGGAGCTTAGACCCCATAGTCTGACTCTTGTACAATTCAACTTAGTATTCGGAGTTTGGTTGAAATGAGTAGGGTAAACCCCCTCATCTCATTCAGTGCTCTACCCCTAAGTCTTCTATACAAGGCTAGTCCTAAAACTATTTCGAGGAGAACCAGCTATTTCCAGGTTCGATTAGAATTTCTCCGCTATCCACAATTCATCCCCTAGTGTTGCACGGCTAGTGGGTTCGGACCTCCACGTTTTTTTACAAACGCTTCATCCTGACCATGGATAGATCACCTGGTTTCGGGTCATTCAACGCCTTTCTTCTCATGTAAACATGAGATTCGCCCTATTCAGGCTCGCTTTCACTTTGCCTTCGTCATAAAATGACTTAAACAAAAAAGCATTGAACACTCGTTGGCTCATTCTTCAATAGGCACGCTGTCACCCCGTGTCTCGCTATCACTCGCCACGAGAAATTTCTAATTTCTAATTTCTAATTTCTAAACAAATCACAATTTCTAATTTTTAAACACTTAAACTAAATTAGTTAAGTATTAAAAATTAAAAATTGAATCCGCCAGCTGGCGGAGAAAATTAAAAATTGAAAATTGAAAATTCCGTGTCGAACATTAGTGAGACACGAAGCTCCAACTCTTTGTAAGTATATAGTTTCAGATACTATTTCATCTCCCTTACCGGGATGCTTTTAATCTTTCCCTCACGGTACTTGTTCGCTATCGATCATTAGAAGTATTTAGTCTTAACGCATAGTCGCGCTAACTTCTCACAGAATTTCACGTGTTCCGTGATACTCAAGAAAATTATCATAAAGAATAAAATTTCTTTCGCCTACAGGACTATCACCTTCTTTGGTTGGACTTTCCAGACCACTCAGCTAGAAAAATTATTAACCTTATCTCAACGCCATAACGTTAAACATAATTTTCTTATAACCCTTTCTTAACAACGGTTTATGGCCTTTAACATTAAGAAAGTTTAGACTTTTCCCTTTTCGTTCGCCACTACTTAGGGAATCACATTTGTTTTCTTTTCCTCCGCTTACTAAGATGTTTCAGTTCAGCGGGTTTCCCCCCGCCCAAATTTTTACACTCCATATAAAGTGCAAAAATTTGGGCAGGTAATATTGTTTTGCAATATTGGGTTTCCCCATTCGGAAATCTCCGGATCAAAGCTTGTTTGCCAGCTCCCCGAAGCTTATCGCAGGCTACTACGTCCTTCCTCGGCTTCTAATGTCAAGACATCCACTATATACCTTAATTAAATATATATTTTGACTCTAACTAGAATTTTAAACTATTTTTCCAGCCTATTTTAAAATATTCTACAATTTTATTGTAAAATAATAATAAAAAATCTTTCAATAGAATTAAAAAACTCCATTGAAAAAGCTGGATTTATTGTCAAAGAGCTTTAATAAATAATTTAAAAACCGTCTTAATCAACGGTTTTTTAATTATTAAAAAAACCAAAAACTTATTTTAACCACATTGCTCAAAAAAAATAATTTCAGTTTACTCATTATATATACTCTTAAAAATATGTCAATTTAATTTATAAATTTTTATCCACAAGACTCAAAAACATTTACATTTATTAATTTTTAATTTAAAAATAAATAAGATTTATTAATTTATTTATTTTTATGGATTTTCCTTTATTCCAAATTATTAATAATTGGGCTAACAAAAATATTTGGCTAGATTATTTTATGATATTTTGCGCCGAATATTTAATTTTTGGATTATTTTTAATACTTGTTTTTTTATTTTTCTTTTTAAAAGAAAAAACAAAAAAAATTCAATTAATTATTTTAGCCTTAGGTTCAACTGCATTGGCTTGGTTTTTAAATCAATTAATTTCTTTGATTCATTTTAGACAAAGACCATTTATTAGTCATCATGACATC is from Candidatus Kuenenbacteria bacterium HGW-Kuenenbacteria-1 and encodes:
- a CDS encoding undecaprenyl-diphosphatase, yielding MDFPLFQIINNWANKNIWLDYFMIFCAEYLIFGLFLILVFLFFFLKEKTKKIQLIILALGSTALAWFLNQLISLIHFRQRPFISHHDIVQLVQHASDKSFPSDHTTISFALGFSIFLLNKKIGTIALVCAFFVAFARIFCGLHYPLDIFGGIIMAFCVVWIIQKIILFSKKLKN